From a region of the Paenibacillus segetis genome:
- the thrS gene encoding threonine--tRNA ligase, producing MAVSISLPDGSVREYAEGSTLEDVAASISSGLRKNAVGGKINGVTVDLNTKLEDGASVELITLDSKDGLEMMRHSCAHLLAQAVKRLYGNKEVKLGIGPVIEDGFYYDMNLEHPLNPEDLQKIEKEMERIIGENLPITRRNVSRAEALAIFTELGDQYKLELINDLPEDSIISIYDQGEFFDLCRGPHVPSTGKIKVFKLLSVAGAYWRGNSDNVMLQRIYGTAFAKKAELDEHLHLLEEAKKRDHRKLGKELNIFTFSNLVGQGLPIWLPKGATLRRTLERYIVDMEERLGYQHVYTPVLGNVELYKTSGHWEHYQEDMFPKMVLDNEELVLRPMNCPHHMMVYKSDMRSYRDLPIRIAELGMQHRYEMSGALTGLHRVRAMTLNDAHIFCRLDQIKGEFTRVLDLIKQVYSDFGINEYRFRLSYRDPKDTEKYFANDEMWDTAQRMLREVVEEAGLPFFEAEGEAAFYGPKLDVQIKTALGKEETLSTVQIDFLLPERFELEYVGDDGAKHRPVVLHRGILGTMERFSAFLLENFAGNLPLWLAPVQAKVIPVSVAFEGYAREVQEKLQAAGVRAESDLRNEKLGYKIREAQLEKLPYMFVVGESEQSSGSVSIRKRGEGDLGAKSLDEVISMLRDEISNHTI from the coding sequence GTGGCAGTATCAATTTCATTACCGGACGGTTCGGTCCGGGAGTATGCTGAAGGTAGTACTTTGGAGGATGTAGCAGCATCGATTAGTAGCGGGTTACGCAAAAATGCAGTAGGCGGAAAAATAAATGGGGTCACAGTTGACCTGAATACTAAACTTGAGGATGGCGCGTCCGTTGAGTTAATTACGCTTGATTCTAAAGATGGTTTGGAAATGATGCGTCATAGTTGCGCTCACTTGCTCGCGCAAGCAGTGAAAAGACTATATGGCAATAAAGAAGTTAAACTCGGCATCGGTCCGGTTATCGAAGATGGTTTCTATTACGATATGAATTTGGAACATCCACTTAATCCTGAAGATTTGCAAAAAATCGAGAAAGAAATGGAGCGTATCATCGGCGAGAATTTACCGATTACACGCAGAAACGTGAGCCGTGCAGAAGCTCTCGCCATTTTTACGGAGCTTGGTGACCAATACAAACTGGAATTGATTAACGATCTTCCTGAAGACAGCATCATTTCCATTTACGATCAAGGCGAATTCTTTGACCTATGTCGCGGACCGCATGTACCATCTACAGGTAAGATCAAAGTATTTAAGTTGCTAAGCGTTGCTGGTGCTTACTGGCGCGGTAATAGCGACAATGTAATGTTGCAGCGTATTTACGGTACGGCTTTTGCCAAAAAAGCTGAGCTGGATGAGCATCTGCATTTGCTCGAGGAAGCTAAGAAACGGGATCACCGTAAACTAGGTAAAGAGCTGAATATCTTCACGTTCTCTAATCTTGTGGGACAAGGATTGCCGATTTGGCTTCCTAAGGGTGCTACCCTACGTCGTACACTAGAACGTTACATTGTTGATATGGAAGAACGGTTGGGATATCAGCATGTATATACACCAGTATTGGGTAATGTTGAATTGTACAAAACATCGGGTCACTGGGAGCACTACCAAGAAGATATGTTCCCGAAAATGGTTCTTGATAACGAGGAGTTAGTTCTTCGTCCAATGAACTGCCCTCACCATATGATGGTATACAAGAGTGATATGCGGAGCTACCGGGATCTTCCGATCCGTATTGCTGAGCTGGGTATGCAGCACCGTTATGAAATGTCAGGTGCATTGACAGGCTTACACCGTGTTCGTGCGATGACTCTGAATGATGCTCATATTTTCTGTCGTTTGGATCAGATCAAAGGTGAATTTACTCGCGTACTCGATTTGATCAAACAGGTATATAGCGATTTTGGTATTAACGAGTACCGCTTCCGTCTATCTTATCGTGATCCGAAGGACACAGAGAAATATTTCGCGAATGATGAGATGTGGGATACAGCGCAACGGATGTTGCGTGAGGTTGTGGAAGAAGCTGGATTACCGTTCTTTGAGGCTGAGGGTGAAGCAGCTTTCTACGGACCTAAGCTTGACGTACAGATCAAAACAGCTCTAGGTAAGGAAGAAACCCTTTCGACTGTACAGATCGACTTCTTGCTACCAGAACGTTTCGAGCTGGAATACGTTGGCGATGACGGTGCTAAACATCGTCCAGTCGTATTGCACCGGGGAATACTTGGAACGATGGAACGTTTCTCGGCATTCTTACTTGAGAACTTCGCGGGCAACCTGCCTCTATGGTTAGCGCCAGTTCAGGCAAAAGTAATTCCGGTTTCGGTTGCGTTTGAAGGTTATGCTCGTGAGGTTCAAGAGAAGCTTCAAGCGGCGGGAGTCCGTGCAGAGAGTGATCTGCGCAACGAAAAGCTTGGATATAAGATTCGTGAAGCTCAATTGGAGAAGCTACCTTACATGTTCGTTGTTGGTGAGAGCGAGCAAAGCAGTGGCAGTGTCTCCATTCGTAAACGTGGAGAAGGAGATCTTGGCGCTAAATCACTTGATGAAGTAATCTCCATGCTTCGTGACGAAATTTCTAACCACACGATCTAA
- a CDS encoding sensor histidine kinase → MMVQRILKNTKWELLFYFLLTGSITAVTLYIGSTSGVIVVNDARVWIYGIAGSVVLTLIIGYIAGQRIQRRIDLLHLNMLQVAKGNLSVRMPDTVDQSFASVYQEFNNMTITVEKKMQLLQQLGEQEVVEKEQAAELAVLEERRRLARDLHDTVSQQLFAIHMAASSLPKVLETNEEHAKTVLDQLIQMSNSAQRQMRALIAQLRPMELVGKTLAEALDQWFPDYCRQNGLKGMKDMDLQGDMSEAKEHQLFLITQEAMANIVKHAGAKLVSLSLREGPRQVVLSISDDGQGFSSSYQKQGSYGLTTMRERAEKLGGHVEIISKPGAGTTIRVHIPKFEEGKRGEEEDE, encoded by the coding sequence ATGATGGTGCAACGTATTTTAAAAAATACCAAGTGGGAACTACTGTTTTATTTTCTGCTGACAGGCAGTATAACGGCGGTCACCTTGTATATCGGTTCTACATCCGGGGTCATTGTGGTAAACGATGCCCGGGTGTGGATTTACGGTATCGCAGGGAGCGTCGTTTTGACGCTTATAATTGGTTATATCGCAGGACAACGTATTCAACGACGTATTGATCTACTCCATTTAAATATGCTCCAAGTGGCTAAGGGTAATCTATCAGTAAGAATGCCTGATACCGTGGATCAATCTTTTGCTAGTGTGTATCAGGAGTTTAACAATATGACCATTACGGTTGAGAAGAAAATGCAATTACTGCAGCAGCTTGGTGAGCAAGAAGTAGTAGAGAAGGAACAAGCGGCAGAATTAGCTGTTCTAGAGGAGAGACGACGGCTGGCTCGTGATCTACATGATACGGTGAGTCAGCAATTGTTCGCCATTCATATGGCAGCGTCCTCATTACCTAAGGTATTGGAGACTAATGAAGAACACGCAAAAACCGTACTGGATCAGTTAATCCAAATGTCGAATTCAGCACAGAGGCAGATGCGCGCCTTGATTGCCCAACTTCGCCCGATGGAGCTTGTTGGCAAGACATTAGCGGAAGCATTAGATCAATGGTTCCCAGATTATTGCAGACAGAATGGTTTGAAAGGTATGAAGGATATGGATCTTCAGGGAGACATGTCTGAAGCTAAGGAGCATCAATTATTTCTGATAACACAAGAAGCGATGGCTAATATCGTTAAACATGCGGGGGCTAAGCTTGTCAGCTTGTCACTTCGAGAAGGCCCACGTCAAGTTGTTTTAAGTATAAGTGATGACGGACAAGGCTTTAGTAGCTCATATCAAAAACAAGGCTCATATGGATTAACGACGATGAGGGAACGCGCCGAGAAGCTCGGGGGACATGTTGAGATTATTAGTAAGCCAGGTGCAGGAACAACGATTCGTGTGCATATACCGAAGTTTGAGGAAGGTAAAAGGGGAGAAGAAGAGGATGAGTGA
- a CDS encoding putative sporulation protein YtxC has product MDFFMICAKLDSAESGDLLPGYIEEALNGLYKDKARTELTTQLDGKMVKVLLSVHDTWDTYGNDWPNKLVQRLAEALANYIVEVKEEGIVSEIIASEYSLSSPEQSKAVKELSCKLLGTEQDSVEARRLRMTGLTESCYLFLLENKSLHIDGFITFRLKEYRAKLKEIVDFAVDEYLLDKQYEEFIGLLQYFVYFQEPLTPLVHLMHIRGNEFSVLNQDFSSVSVSSVSGVVARIADQELELEDIVVSTLISLSPSRIVIHTRDPEVVIISTIRRIFGERVELCLLCPHCNLLHQGARHSD; this is encoded by the coding sequence ATGGATTTTTTTATGATATGTGCAAAATTGGATTCCGCAGAGTCGGGAGATCTGTTACCCGGATACATTGAAGAAGCGTTAAATGGTTTATATAAGGATAAAGCAAGGACGGAACTTACTACCCAGCTGGATGGGAAGATGGTCAAGGTCTTGCTAAGTGTTCATGACACATGGGATACCTATGGGAATGACTGGCCCAATAAGCTGGTGCAACGACTAGCAGAGGCGCTTGCTAACTACATCGTGGAGGTCAAGGAAGAGGGGATCGTCTCGGAGATCATCGCATCGGAATATTCCTTGTCCTCTCCTGAACAATCGAAGGCCGTTAAGGAACTAAGCTGCAAACTGCTCGGAACAGAACAGGATAGCGTTGAAGCCAGAAGGCTGCGAATGACAGGGCTGACGGAGTCCTGTTACTTATTCTTGCTGGAGAATAAGTCCCTCCATATAGATGGATTTATCACTTTTCGCTTAAAGGAATATAGAGCGAAGCTGAAGGAAATTGTAGATTTTGCTGTTGATGAATATTTACTTGATAAGCAGTACGAGGAGTTTATAGGGTTGCTCCAATATTTCGTGTACTTCCAGGAACCTCTGACACCTTTAGTTCATTTAATGCATATACGCGGTAATGAATTCAGTGTTCTGAACCAAGACTTCTCATCGGTAAGTGTTTCCTCTGTTAGTGGAGTGGTGGCAAGAATAGCTGATCAGGAGCTTGAGCTGGAGGATATTGTCGTAAGCACATTAATTTCGCTATCCCCTAGCCGTATAGTGATTCATACCCGCGATCCGGAGGTCGTCATTATCTCCACCATCCGGCGTATTTTTGGCGAGCGAGTTGAACTTTGTTTACTTTGTCCACACTGTAATTTATTACATCAAGGAGCCAGACACAGTGATTAA
- a CDS encoding 3D domain-containing protein, protein MRQFVMWYRIGVGSLLTILVITLLTSDNPIQANNNPSINAYSGYIEPGIWLKSKWVLGKPERMVFMPAERQEANVIPPITTKEEPKAEKKVVKTVKVMATGYTAGYESTGKRPSHPQYGITYSGVKVRRDKNTVSTIAADLKVFPLGTILYIPGYGYGVVADKGSAIKGKKIDLYFKTTKQVFKEWGKKEVEVQVIRKGNGKLTEAMLKELGNAMEVSEEIPENLWNNVI, encoded by the coding sequence ATGCGTCAATTTGTTATGTGGTACAGAATCGGAGTAGGATCACTCTTAACGATTCTGGTGATTACTCTGTTAACTTCGGACAACCCAATACAAGCAAATAACAATCCATCCATAAATGCTTACTCTGGTTATATCGAACCTGGAATATGGCTCAAATCTAAGTGGGTCTTAGGAAAACCAGAGCGGATGGTCTTTATGCCTGCAGAACGTCAAGAGGCGAACGTCATTCCACCGATAACTACCAAAGAGGAGCCAAAAGCGGAGAAGAAAGTGGTCAAGACAGTAAAAGTAATGGCTACTGGATACACGGCAGGTTATGAATCGACTGGTAAAAGACCTAGCCATCCTCAATACGGGATTACTTATTCGGGAGTTAAGGTCCGCAGAGACAAGAATACCGTTTCAACTATTGCGGCTGATTTGAAGGTATTCCCATTGGGGACAATTCTTTATATCCCAGGATACGGCTATGGGGTAGTTGCGGATAAGGGGTCGGCCATAAAGGGTAAGAAGATCGATCTGTACTTCAAAACTACCAAACAGGTATTCAAGGAATGGGGTAAGAAAGAAGTTGAAGTGCAAGTCATACGTAAAGGGAACGGCAAGCTGACAGAGGCTATGCTAAAAGAACTAGGTAACGCGATGGAAGTTAGTGAGGAGATACCAGAGAATTTATGGAACAATGTCATCTAA
- the mqnC gene encoding cyclic dehypoxanthinyl futalosine synthase, producing MTAIDDILDKALQGERLNLEDTIRLFESNEIEKMGHTANILMERKHPEPVTTFVIGRNINYTNVCDVYCRFCAFYRRPGSEEGYVLPDEVIFQKIQETMDVDGTEILMQGGTNPNLPFSYYTDLLKAIKERFPEITMHSFSPAEIMKMKEVSDGLSLEEVVRQIHEAGLDSLPGGGAEILDDRTRRKISRLKGSWTDWMDVMKTAHRIGMNTTATMVIGLGESMEERALHLMRVRDAQDECIQNGYDSEGFLAFIPWTFQPDNTNLKLDRQTPQEYLKTVAISRIVLDNIKNIQSSWVTMGPEIGKLSLQYGCNDFGSTMIEENVVSSAGATYKVNIESITEIIREAGKIPAQRNTRYEILRVFEEGSSIERDFTMQN from the coding sequence GTGACTGCAATAGACGATATACTAGATAAGGCGCTTCAAGGGGAGCGATTGAACCTTGAAGATACGATACGGTTATTTGAATCTAATGAAATTGAAAAAATGGGACATACCGCTAATATATTAATGGAGCGGAAGCATCCTGAGCCAGTGACAACTTTTGTCATTGGTCGAAACATTAACTACACGAATGTATGTGATGTTTATTGTCGTTTTTGCGCATTCTACCGCAGACCGGGATCCGAGGAAGGTTATGTCCTTCCGGATGAGGTTATTTTCCAAAAAATCCAGGAAACCATGGATGTTGACGGAACAGAAATTTTGATGCAGGGTGGAACGAATCCAAACCTGCCGTTTAGTTACTATACGGATTTGCTCAAGGCGATTAAAGAGCGCTTCCCAGAGATTACAATGCATTCCTTCTCCCCAGCGGAGATTATGAAGATGAAAGAGGTCTCGGACGGTCTATCTCTCGAAGAGGTAGTGCGTCAAATACACGAAGCCGGGTTAGATTCACTACCTGGTGGTGGAGCTGAGATTCTAGATGACCGTACACGTCGTAAGATTAGCCGACTCAAAGGTTCATGGACAGATTGGATGGATGTAATGAAGACTGCCCATCGCATTGGGATGAACACGACGGCGACGATGGTTATCGGATTAGGTGAATCCATGGAGGAACGTGCGCTACATTTGATGCGTGTACGTGATGCTCAAGATGAATGCATTCAGAACGGATATGATTCTGAAGGGTTCTTAGCATTTATTCCGTGGACATTCCAGCCTGACAATACGAACTTGAAGCTGGATAGACAAACTCCACAAGAATATTTGAAAACAGTGGCGATTAGCCGTATCGTTCTCGATAATATTAAGAATATTCAATCTTCTTGGGTAACTATGGGTCCAGAGATTGGAAAGCTGTCTCTGCAATATGGATGTAATGACTTTGGTAGTACAATGATCGAAGAGAACGTAGTTTCTTCAGCTGGTGCAACCTACAAGGTTAACATAGAATCTATTACTGAGATCATCCGTGAAGCAGGCAAAATCCCGGCGCAACGGAATACTCGTTATGAAATCCTACGGGTATTTGAAGAGGGAAGCTCGATCGAACGAGATTTTACCATGCAAAATTAA
- a CDS encoding response regulator, which yields MSEKIKVMIVDDHDMVRMGLKTYLMLDPGFEVIAEATDGKEVVEVLNQMAPEGLPDIILMDLMMPIMNGAEATKEVLNRYPGLKIVILTSFLEDDLVVQAIEAGAVSYVLKTVSAEELIYALQGANRGMPVMTGDVAQALTRGLRQRSVQDDDSGMTGREKEVLLLIAEGKSNKDIAEELHISIKTVKTHVSNLLMKCELEDRTQLAIYAHRQGWVSRT from the coding sequence ATGAGTGAGAAGATCAAGGTCATGATCGTAGACGACCATGATATGGTACGAATGGGCCTTAAGACATATTTGATGTTAGATCCAGGGTTTGAGGTGATAGCCGAAGCCACTGATGGTAAGGAAGTTGTGGAAGTACTGAACCAAATGGCCCCAGAAGGACTACCTGACATCATTTTAATGGATCTGATGATGCCGATAATGAATGGCGCTGAAGCTACAAAAGAAGTTTTGAACCGTTACCCTGGATTAAAAATAGTTATTCTTACTAGTTTCCTTGAAGATGACCTTGTCGTACAGGCTATCGAGGCGGGTGCTGTTAGTTATGTGCTGAAAACGGTATCTGCTGAGGAGCTTATTTATGCATTGCAAGGGGCAAATAGGGGAATGCCTGTGATGACAGGTGATGTTGCTCAAGCTCTAACGAGAGGACTTAGACAAAGATCTGTTCAAGACGATGACTCTGGCATGACAGGGCGCGAGAAGGAAGTTCTCCTTTTGATCGCAGAAGGAAAGAGCAACAAAGATATTGCGGAAGAATTACATATTAGTATCAAAACAGTCAAGACGCATGTCAGCAACCTACTGATGAAGTGTGAGCTTGAGGATCGTACACAACTCGCAATTTATGCTCATCGGCAAGGTTGGGTCTCTCGTACGTAA
- the liaF gene encoding cell wall-active antibiotics response protein LiaF: MRDGRFFGGMVLIGIGALFLLNQMGITDISIGYLFSTYWPVFLILGGLSHLFNGQRGGSNLIGSAILIIIGVYFLSRNTGYVVVSPGEFFKYFFPVMLIIGGLHVLFKPRSHRRERREERREERHRDRHNRHRDRNNNWNVEFPPPAPMNPPVPPITEMESPLDSIFGDVGKEESKKQEKSNQDKFKQDYYGMGGASTGKVDVLNKSGFIGDVHFGQEYFQLQPTNISHFIGDTIIDLTKAQIPYGETKINVSAFIGDVKVFIPDDMDIGITVTSSAFIGDLKVLTQNQGGFMSSVQAQSPYYGEAGKKVKLIVSVFIGDVKVNMVG; encoded by the coding sequence ATGAGGGACGGCAGATTTTTTGGTGGGATGGTACTGATCGGTATCGGTGCATTGTTCTTGCTTAATCAAATGGGAATCACTGATATTAGTATTGGATATTTATTTTCGACCTATTGGCCCGTATTTTTAATATTAGGTGGACTTTCTCATTTATTTAATGGACAACGCGGAGGATCCAATTTGATCGGTAGTGCAATATTGATCATTATCGGTGTTTACTTTTTGAGTAGAAATACCGGCTATGTCGTGGTTTCACCAGGAGAGTTCTTTAAATATTTCTTCCCAGTTATGCTGATCATTGGTGGTCTACATGTTCTATTCAAACCTCGTTCACATCGACGTGAACGTCGAGAAGAACGTCGGGAAGAGCGTCACCGCGACCGTCATAACCGTCATCGTGATAGAAATAATAACTGGAATGTTGAGTTTCCACCTCCAGCTCCGATGAATCCTCCGGTGCCACCGATCACAGAGATGGAATCACCTTTAGACTCCATTTTTGGTGATGTAGGCAAGGAAGAATCTAAGAAGCAGGAGAAGTCGAACCAAGATAAATTCAAGCAAGATTATTATGGAATGGGAGGCGCATCAACAGGCAAAGTCGATGTGCTTAATAAATCAGGATTTATCGGTGATGTCCACTTCGGTCAAGAGTATTTCCAACTTCAACCGACGAACATTTCTCATTTTATCGGTGATACGATTATTGATTTGACGAAAGCGCAAATTCCTTATGGCGAGACTAAAATTAATGTATCTGCTTTTATCGGTGATGTGAAAGTATTTATCCCAGATGACATGGATATCGGTATTACCGTGACTTCAAGTGCTTTTATTGGGGATTTGAAAGTGCTCACACAGAATCAAGGTGGTTTTATGAGCAGTGTTCAAGCTCAATCTCCTTATTATGGAGAAGCAGGCAAGAAAGTAAAATTAATTGTCAGCGTCTTTATCGGTGACGTTAAAGTAAATATGGTAGGTTGA